ATCCTGACATGGTCTGGGTAGTGTATTGAGCCAGGTTACTGTAAACATCCTGACATGGTCTGGGTAGTGTATTGAGCCAGGTTACTGTAAACATCCTGACATGGTCTGGGTAGTGTATTGAGCCAGGTTACTGTAAACATCCTGACATGGTCTGGGTAGTGTATTGAGCCAGGTTACTGTAAACATCCTGACATGGTCTGGGTAATGTATTGACCCAGGTTACTGTAAACATCCTGACATGGTCTGGGTAGTGTATTGAGCCAGGTTACTGTAAACATCCTGACATGGTCTGGGTAGTGTATTGGGCCAAGGTTACTGTAAACATCCTGACATGGTCTGGGTAGTGTATTGAGCCAGGTTACTGTAAACATCCTGACATGGTCTGGGTAGTGTATTGAGCCAGGTTACTGTAAACATCCTGACATGGTCTGGGTAGTGTATTGAGCCAGGTTACTGTAAACATCCTGACATGGTCTGGGTAGTGTATTGAGCCAGGTTACTGTAAACATCCTGACATGGTCTGGGTAGTGTATTGAGCCAGGTTACTGTAAACATCCTGACATGGTCTGGGTAGTGTATTGAGCCAGGTTACTGTAAACATCCTGACATGGTCTGGGTAGTGTATTGAGCCAGGTTACTGTAAACATCCTGACATGGTCTGGGTAGTGTATTGAGCCAGGTTACTGTAAACATCCTGACATGGTCTGGGTAGTGTATTGAGCCAGGTTACTGTAAACATCCTGACATGGTCTGGGTAGTGTATTGAGCCAGGTTACTGTAAACATCCTGACATGGTCTGGGTAGTGTATTGAGCCAGGTTACTGTAAACATCCTGACATGGTCTGGGTAGTGTATTGAGCCAGGTTACTGTAAACATCCTGACATGGTCTGGGTAATGTATTGAGCCAGGTTACTGTAAACATCCTGACATGGTCTGGGTAGTGTATTGAGCCAGGTTACTGTAAACATCCTGACATGGTCTGGGTAGTGTATTGAGCCAAGGTGCTGTAAACATCCTGACATGGTCTGGGTAGTGTATTGAGCCAGGTTACTGTAAACATCCTGACATGGTCTGGGTAGTGTATTGAGCCAAGGTGCTGTAAACATCCTGACATGGTCTGGGTAGTGTATTGAGCCAGGTTACTGTAAACATCTGCTTGTTCAGCGTTTGGAACCCtgatcctgtctctccctcccccaggtCTGTCTAGCGTTAGGAACCCTGATCCTGTCTctcccttccccaggtctgtctAGCGTTAGGAACCCtgatcctgtctctccctcccccaggtCTGTCTAGCGTTAGGAACCCTGATCCTGTCTctcccttccccaggtctgtctAGCGTTAGGAACCCtgatcctgtctctccctcccccaggtCTGTCTAGCGTTAGGAACCCTGATCCTGTCTctcccttccccaggtctgtctAGCGTTAGGAACCCtgatcctgtctctccctcccccaggtCTGTCTAGCGTTAGGAACCCtgatcctgtctctccctcccccaggtCTGTCTAGCGTTAGGAACCCtgatcctgtctctccctcccccaggtCTGTCTAGCGTTAGGAACCCTGATCCTGTCTctcccttccccaggtctgtctAGCGTTAGGAACCCtgatcctgtctctccctcccccaggtCTGTCTAGCGTTAGGAACCCtgatcctgtctctccctcccccaggtCTGTCTAGCGTTAGGAACCCTGATCCTGGTGACAGGCCTCATTGTCCTACTGGTGGGCTACGCCACCCCGACTAAGATCGAAGCGTTCGGGGAGGACGAGCTCCTCTTCGTGGACAGCCATGCTGTGCGCTTCAACCGAGCGCTGGACGTGTGCAAGCTGACGGGCGCCGTGCTGTTCTGCGTGGGTGGCGGCCTGATGGCCGTAGGTCTCCTCCTCTCGGCCTTCTCTAAGACCTACTCCAAGGAGGAGCTGTACCTGCAGCAGAAGTTTAAGGAGAGGCTGGTTGATATCCAGAATACGGTCCATCCAATCACCAGAGGCCCTACTCCGGGGGAGAGTAAGATCCCTGTCACCCTGTCTAAAGTGCAAAGTGTCCAGCCCAACTCAGAGACATAACAGTTATCAATGTAGTAGTGAGAGGTAGATCATCAGTGGTGTTCATGTGTCCTTGTTCCTAACCCTTCTAAAGGTCAGCTTACGGCATCTTAGTACTACTCCTTAAAAACAAACCCTGTGTATCCAGCACTTACACTAGTGGCTGCAGGAGGAATCGCACAGCTCCTTTCATGTAACGCTGTGTTATAAAGGCTGCAGGAGGTTTCACACAGCTCCTTTCATGTAACACTGTGTTATAAAGGCCGCAGGAGGTTTCACACAGCTCCTTTCATGTAACACTGTGTTATAAAGGCCGCAGGAGGTTTCACACAGCTCCTTTCATGTAACACTGTGTTATAAAGGCCGCAGGAGGTTTCATACAGCTCCTTTCAGGTAACGCTGTGGTAGTGTCAACTACTGGCTGGGTTACAATCAGCCTACAGGATTAATGTACCTAGATCAAGAAACTAACAGACTCATTGtatagagcagtggttctcaacctGGGGTTCTTATCCTATCCACAGAGGGTACttatcctatccacagggggttctTATCATATCCACAGGGGGAACTTATCCTATCCACAGAGGGTACttatcctatccacagggggtacttatcatatccacagggggtacttatcctatccacagggggtacttatcctatccacagggggtacttatcCTATCCACATGGGAACTTATCCTATCCACAGAGGGTACTTATCCTATCCACATGGGGTACTTATCCTATTCACAGGGGTACTTATCCTATCCGCAGGGGGAACATAGCGTATCCACAGGCAGAACttatcctatccacagggggtacttatcCTATCCACAGGCAGAACTTATCCAATCCATGGGGGGTACTTATCCTATCCACAGGCAGAACTTATCCTATCCACAGGCAGACttatcctatccacagggggtacttatcctatccacagggggtacttatcCTATCCACAGGCAGAACTTATCCTATCCACAGGCAGAACTTATCCTATGCACAGGCAGAACTTATCCTATCCACAGGGGTACttatcctatccacagggggtacttatcCTATCCATAGGCAGAACTTATCCTATCCACAGGCAGAACGtatcctatccacagggggtacttatcctatccacaggcagaacttatcctatccacagggggtacttatcCTATCCAAAGGCAGAACTTATCCTATCCACAGGCAGAACttatcctatccacagggggtacttatcctatccacagggggtgcttatcctatccacaggcagaacttatcctatccacaggcagaacttatcctatccacagacagaacttatcctatccacagggggtacttatcCTATCCACACGGGGTACTTATCCTATCCACACGGGGTACTTATACTATCCACAGGCAAAACttatcctatccacagggggtacttatcctatccacaggcagaacttatcctatccacaggcagaacttatcctatccacagggggtacttatcctatccacagggggtatttatcctatccacaggcagaacttatcctatccacaggcagaacttatcctatccacaggcagaacttatcctatccacagggggtacttatcctatccacagggggtacttatcCTATCCACACGGGGTACTTATCCTATCCACATGGGGTACTTATCCTATCCACAGGCAGAACttatcctatccacagggggtacttatcctatccacagggggtacttatcctatccacagggggtacttatcctatccacagggggtacttatcctatccacagggggtacttatcctatccacaggcagaacttatcctatccacagggggtacttatcCTATCCACAGGCAGAACCTATCCTATCCACAGGCAGAACTTATCCTATCCACAGGCAGAACttatcctatccacagggggtacttataCTATCCACAGGCAGAACttatcctatccacagggggtacttatcctatccacaggcagaacttatcctatccacaggcagaacttatcctatccacagggggtacttatcctatccacagggggtatttatcctatccacaggcagaacttatcctatccacaggcagaacttatcctatccacagggggtacttatcctatccacagggggtacttatcctatccacacggggtacttatcctatccacaggcagaacttatcctatccacagggggtaagGTAGCAAACCACTAATGTAGAGGACATGCCCTGaggggacaaaacattaagaacacctgctctttcaatgagatagaatgaccaggtgaatccaggtgaaagctatgatcccttattgatgtcagttgttaaatccacttcaatcagtgtagatgaaggggaggagacaggttaaagaaggatttttaagccttgagacatttttattttatttatttcatctttatttaaccaggtaggcaagttgagaacaagttctcatttacaattgtgacctggccaagataaaggaaagcagtttgacacatacaacaacacatagttacacatggagtaaaacaaacatacagtcaataatacagtagaaaaataagtctatatactatgtgagcaaatgaggtgagataagggaggtaaaaggcaataaataggccatggtggcgaagtaaatacaatatagcaagtaaaacactggaatggttgaTTTGtaatggaagaaagtgcaaagtagaaataatggggtggaaaggagcaaaataaataaatacagtaggggaagaggtagttgtttgagctaaattatagatgggctatgtacaggtgcagtgatctgtgagctgctctgacagctggtgcttaaagctagtgagggagataagtgtttccagtttcagagatttttgtagttcgttccagtcattggcagcagagaactggaaggagagacggccaaaggaggaattggctttgggggtgaccagtgagatatacctgctggaaagcgtgctacaggtgggtgctgcgatggtgaccagcgagctgagataagggggggactttacctagcagggtcttgtagatgacctggagccagtgggtttggcgacgagtatgaagcgagggccagccaacgagagcatacaggtcgcagtggtgggtagtatatgggactttggtgacaaaacggatggcactgtgatagactgcatccaatttattgagtagggtattggaggctattttgtaaatgacatcgccgaagtcgaggattggtaggatggtcagttttacgagggtatgtttggcagcatgagtgaaggatgctttgttgcgaaataggaagccaattctagatttaactttggattggaaatgtttgatgtgagtctggaaggagagcttacagtctaaccagacacctaggtatttgtagttgtccacatattctaagtcagaaccgtccagagtagtgatgctggatgggcgggcaggtgcaggcagcgatcggttgaagagcatgcatttacttttacttgtatttaagagcagttggaggccacggaaggagagttgtatggcattgaagcttggattgtgtatgtgtgccattcagagggtgaattggcaagactaaagacttaagtgcctttaaacggggtatggtagtaggtaccagacTCACCAGtttcagtgtgtcaagaactgcaacgctggtgggtttttcacgctcaactgtttcccgtgtgtatcattaatggtccaccacccaaaggacatccagccaacttgacacaactgtgggaagcactggagtcaacaagggccagcatccctgtggaacgctttcgacaccttgtagagtccatgatcccagatgaattgaggctgtaactcaatatcaggaaggtgttcttaatgttttgtccaacTCAGTGTCTCCACTAACGGCTGGAGGCATCACACAGCTCCTTTGATCTAACTCTTTATTAGTGACTGTCTTGCGTAGGTTTTCCATCTTGACTGGATTTATGAGTGTCATCTTCAGCAGTGAAGAATTGAAAGAATGGGGTTCCTTTTTCCCCAAAATATCTATATTGAGTCTAAGCAATTGCTGACAACTGTTGTTCTATAATTGCTGTGGTGTAACGAGCAGCAGCTGTGGTGTAACTAGTAGCAGCTGTGGTGTAACGAGCAGCAGCTGTGGTGTAACGAGCAGCAGCTGTGGTGTAACGAGCAGCAGCTGTGGTGTAACGAGCAGCAGCTGTGGTGTAACGAGAACAAACTGTGGTGTAACGAGCAGCAGCTGTGGTGTAACTAGCAGCAGCTGTGGTGTAACTAGCAGCAGCTGTGGTGTAACGAGCAGCAGCTGTGGTGTAACGAGCAGCAGCTGTGGTGTAACTAGCAGCAGCTGTGGTGTAACTAGCAGCAGCTGTGGTGTAACTAGCAGCAGCTGTGGTGTAACGAGCAGCAGCTGTGGTGTAACGAGCAGCAGCTGTGGTGTAACGAGCAGCAGCTGTGGTGTAACGAGCAGCAGCTGTGGTGTAACGAGCAGCAGCTGCGGTGTAACGAGCAGCAGCTGCGGTGTAACGAGCAGCAGCTGCGGTGTAACGAGCAGCAGCTGCGGTGTAACGAGCAGCAGCTGCGGTGTAACTAGCAGCAGCTGCGGTGTAACGAGCAGCAGCTGTGGTGTTTGATGTGTAGTCCTGTGATTGATGTTCATTTCCTACTCAGTTCAAAGTAACACCGCTCGTTGTAACAGCAGACAGGACGCACACAGAGTGAGGAAAAGCCTTTAACACAGAGGATTTGTGTTCCACGGTGGTGCCAATAACAACGGGATCGCTACTGTAGTCGTGTTAGTGGTTTTATTTACGTACAAATAATGTATCtttgcaaaaaaacaacaaactgaaTCCTCCTCAGTTCCCAGATAAGGTAGAAGATATAAAGGTTTTATCAGTTGAAACGTCTCTAAAGGATCAACCTTATATTTATATTCTGCTCTGTCACTTCCTCACTTGGCTTTAAACCCCTATGTCATGTTGTTATAAATCACAACATAGAATCTATAGACAGTTGGCTTTAAACCCCTATGTCATGTTGTTGTAAATCACAACATAGAATCTATAGACAGTTGGCTTTAAACCCCTATGTCATGTTGTTGTAAATCACAACATAGAATCTATAGACAGTTGGCTTTAAACCCCTATGTCATGTTGTTGTAAATCACAACATAGAATCTATAGACACAAGGCAGGGTGATAAAGATACTGGGCTGCTGAGGACATCAGATGCACCAGACACTGGACATACATTACATTACTCTAGACTACTGGTCTGTCAGTTCAGACACAACAGAACTCTAGCAGGGATAGAATGGAGACTAAAAGCTGCTTCGTTTTGTTTATAGGAGAAACCAGGTGATCTGGGACTTAACAAGTTGATAGAGCTGAAGATTCTGTGTTGCGGTTTTCTTTAACCCTTTAAATCAATTTCTCTTCAAATGAATATATCAGCTTTGATTTTCATGTTTGTAAAATACCATTATTGTAAAATACCAAGTACCATAGTGTGTGTGATCTGATGAACTGACCTTTCCCATTCAAACAAACTGCTGACCCTTgaccccttccttccttcctcttttATTTTTATAACTGTGAGAGGTGACATCATCCAAACTCATCCTGTACTAGACACAACACAGGCCAGGTGTGAAAACAGACAAACAAGAGTTCGCCTGTAGCTAACGATGACGCCTCACCTGGAACACTGGAGGCTGGTGGGCGGAGATatcggaggacgggctcattgttaaCGGCTGGAATGGACTGAAAGGAGCGGTATCAAAACACGCGACAACTTTCGTATCCATTCCATTCCAGCTGTTATGATGAGCCTGTCCCTAACTACATCTCCACCCACCAGCCTCCGCTGACCTGTAACCAAGGTAACCAACATGTCAATCTATAGAAGACAAGTCATCGGTGTGAGATAAAgctacaaaacaataaaccaatGAGAATAACATTACTA
The sequence above is drawn from the Salmo salar chromosome ssa05, Ssal_v3.1, whole genome shotgun sequence genome and encodes:
- the LOC123743222 gene encoding neurensin-1-like, which encodes MASACAEICGSDYAEQTQHDQRYGVRSYLHQFYEECTASIWERDEDFQIQRSPSRWSSVFWKVCLALGTLILVTGLIVLLVGYATPTKIEAFGEDELLFVDSHAVRFNRALDVCKLTGAVLFCVGGGLMAVGLLLSAFSKTYSKEELYLQQKFKERLVDIQNTVHPITRGPTPGESKIPVTLSKVQSVQPNSET